A segment of the Actinomyces sp. oral taxon 171 str. F0337 genome:
GTGCTGGCGACATGATCGCCTAGAGTTATCTGCCGGTGCTTCTTGCGCCATTGCCCAGACAGGGCCCTCCCGGCGAGGCCGTTCAAGGTCCCGCAGCGCGTGAGAGCCTTTCGAAGAATCTACAGAGATGAGCATTCAAGTGGTCTACGCGATCGTCAAGGCCGGCGGCCGTCAGGAGAAGGTCTCCGTCGGCGACGTCGTGGTTGTCGACAAGCTTGCTGGTGAGATCGGCGACGAGGTCGCCCTCGCCCCCGTCATGCTGGTGGACGGCGACAAGGTGACCACCTCTGCCGCCGATCTGGCCAAGTCCTCCGTCACCGCCGAGATCGTCGGCGACGAGAAGGGCCCCAAGATCAACATCCTCAAGTTCAAGAACAAGACCGGCTTCCGCAAGCGCCAGGGCCACCGCGCTCAGCTGACGGCCGTCAAGGTCACCGCCATCAAGTGACCGCCCCGGCGTCAGCCAGTACGCGGGCATCCTGAACGCACACGCTCGAGAAGAAAGAAGCCTTCAACCATGGCACACAAGAAGGGTCTTGGTTCCTCCCGTAACGGTCGCGACTCCAACGCGCAGCGCCTCGGCGTCAAGCGCTTCGGCGGCCAGGTCGTCAAGGCCGGCGAGATCATCGTCCGCCAGCGCGGCACCCACTTCCACCCGGGCCGCAACGTCGGTCGTGGCAACGACGACACCCTGTTCGCCACCGCTGCCGGTAACGTCGAGTTCGGTACCTTCCGCGGTCGCCGGGTCGTCAACGTCGTGCTCCCCGAGGCCTGAGCCCCGAGCACATCACACGTCGAGAGAGGGCGGACGGCACCTGCCGTCCGCCCTCTCGCGCTATCCCGGACTCACAGGAGACCCCATGCCCAGCTTCATTGACCGAGTGGTCCTCCACGTGGCCGGCGGCGACGGCGGCAACGGCTGCACGTCCGTGCACCGTGAGAAGTTCAAGCCCCTGGCCGGGCCCGACGGCGGTGACGGCGGTCATGGCGGCGACGTCGTCCTGACCGTTGACCCCCGGGTGACGACCCTGCTGAGCTACCACCGCTCCCCGCACCAGCGGGCCGGGAACGGTACCCCCGGCATGGGGGACTGGCGCCGCGGTACCGACGGCAAGGACCTCGTCCTGCCCGTTCCCGAGGGCACCGTCGTCAAGGACTCACGCGGTCAGGTCATCGCCGACCTCGTGGGGGAGGGCACCAACGTCGTCGTCGCCGAGGGCGGTACCGGTGGGCGCGGCAACTTCTCCCTGGCCTCCTCCAAGCGCAAGGCCCCCGGCTTCCACCTCCTGGGAGAGCCCGGGCAGGCCGGGGACATCACCCTGGAGCTCAAGACCATCGCCGACGTGGCCCTGGTGGGTTACCCCAGTGCCGGGAAGTCCTCCCTCATCGCCGCCATGAGCGCCGCACGCCCCAAGATCGCCGACTACCCCTTCACGACCCTCGTGCCCAACCTCGGAGTCGTCGAGGCAGGCGACGTCCGCTACACGATCGCCGACGTCCCCGGCCTCATCCCCGGCGCCTCCCAGGGCAAGGGACTGGGACTGGACTTCCTGCGGCACATTGAGCGCTGCGCCGTCATCGTCCACGTCCTGGACTGCGCCACCCTTGAGCCGGGTCGCGACCCCCTGTCCGACCTGGACACCATCGAGGCCGAGCTCGCCGCCTACTCCGAGCGCCTCGGCGAGCAGGAGGACGATCCCGCCCTCACCGGCCGGGTCCCGCTCATGGAGCGCCCCCGCATCGTGGTGCTCAACAAGGTTGACGTTCCCGACGCCGCCGAGCTCGCCGAGTTCGTGCGTGCCGACGTCGAGGCCCGGGGACTGCCCGTCCACCTCATCTCAGCGGTCGCGCACACGGGGCTGCGACCCCTGTCCTTCGCCCTGGCCGGCGAGGTCGAGCGGGCCCGCGAGATGGCTCCGGCGGCTGTCCAGCGCGATGGTGAGTCCGGTGGGACCGACGGCTCTGGCGAGCCGCGCCCCATCATCCGGCCAGCGGCGGTCGGACGCCGGGAGAAGGAACCTGTCGCCCGGGTACGTCCGCTGGACCATCCCAGTGAGGGGCAGGTCTACCAGGTCCGCGGTCAGCGACCCGAGCGCTGGGTGCTTCAGACCGACTTCTCCAATGACGAGGCCGTCGGCTACCTCGCCGACCGCCTGGCTGCGGCCGGGGTCGAGGATGAGCTCGTCAAGGCCGGTGCCCACGCCGGCGACACCGTCCTCATCGGGGAGGTCGACGGGGGAGTGCTCTTCACCTGGGAGCCCTCGATGGCCACCGGCCCCGAGCTGCTGGGTGCCCGAGGCACCGACCTGCGCCTGGAGAGCAGTCGACGCCGGACCAACGTGGAGCGGCGCAGCCAGTACCACGAGATGATGGATGCCAAGGAGGCCGCGCGCCAGCAGCTGCGTGACGAGGCCGCCGAGGGCCTGTGGACCGACGCCGCCTCCTGGCACGGGGACGACGAGGACTGACAGGAGGGAGCAGTGACTCCAGCAGCGATCGGTACCGGCTCCGCCCACGGGCAGGAGCGCCCAGAACGGCTGCCCGCCGGGGCCCGCGTGGTGGTCAAGGTCGGCTCCTCGTCCCTGACGCGCGCCGACGGCGGGCTCGATCTCAACCGCATCGACATCCTCGCCGGCCTCATCGCAGGCATGCGGCGTCGTGGTCACGACGTCGTCCTGGTCTCCTCCGGGGCCGTCGCCTCGGGCCTGGTGCCCCTGGGGCTGAGCCGGCGCCCCGACGAGCTCAGTCTCCTGCAGGCGGCCGCCTCCGTGGGGCAGGGGCGGCTCGCCGCCCGCTGGGAGACCGCGATGAGCGCCTACGGGCTGGTGACCGCCCAGGTCCTCCTGACCGCCCACGACGTCGCCATCCGCAGCCACTACCGCACGGTGCGAGCCACCTTCGACTCCCTGCTCTCACTGGGAGCCGTCCCCATCATCAACGAGAACGACGCGGTGGCCACCAGTGAGTTCAGCCTCGGCGACAACGACCGCCTGGCCGCCCTCGTGGCCCACCTGGTGACCGCCGATGTCCTCGTGCTGCTCACCGACGTCGACGGACTGTGGACTGCGCGCCCCGGGACCCCCGGCGCCACGCCCATCCGTCACGTGCGCTCCTCAGCGGAGCTGGAGGGGGTCAGCGTCTCCGGGCGCGGCTCCTTCGTGGGAACCGGCGGCATGACCACCAAGCTCCAGGCCGCCACCATCGCCTGCGCCTCGGGCACCACCACCCTCATCGCCCGGGCCGACGACGCCGCCGGGCTCCTGGGCCAGGAACGGGTTCCCACCGAACTGGGCACCTGGTTCGAGCCCACCGGGCCTCACCGCCCCAGCCGCCGGTTGTGGATGGCCCACGCCTCCCAGCCCGAAGGGCGTGTTCTCATCGATGCCGGGGCGGCCCGGGCCCTGACCATGGGGAAGAAGTCGCTCCTGCTGCCCGGCCTGACCGGTGTCGACGGCGACTTCGAGTCGGGCTCCGTGGTCGACGTCGTCGGCCCCGAGGGCGTCCTGGCCCGGGGGATATGCCGCTACGCCGCCGCCGAGCTGCGCGAGGTCCTGGCTGCCCGGGCCGAGGGCACCCCTGCCCCCGATCACGTGGCTCCCGTCATCCACCGCGACGATCTCGCCGAGCTGCCCCGCATCGCCTGAGTCTAAGACAGTTCTTGTTCTACCGCGTTAATAGAAATGAACGCAGCTCCTCTAAACGTGCGAGAGCACGATGGAGACGTGGGCTGTTCTGAGCCGCTGTTCGAACATCCCAGTACTTCTCTGCAAAATCATTAATTCTCGGGGCGTATAGGGGGCCTGTGGTTCCGTCAGGGCGGACTACATCATTGCGAATATTTACACTACGTGATTTTATGCACAGAGAAAGAAGGTGTCGTTTAGCGTGCGTTAAAGTTTCCGTGTCGGCGGGTATCTTGTTTACGGGAACTTTAAAGTACTGAGAAAACGATTGAGCGTCAGCCGTAAGCCACCCCTCGCTCATGGGATGTACTATGCGAAGAAGGAATGCTGGATTTGGTGGCGTCGATGACATAAGTTTTCTGTACAGTTCGACTGGACATGCTGTATCGGAATCGCGGAAAACTACCCAAGGATTCCATGGTCCGGTCTTTGCTAGTTTAGGGACCAGTTTGTCGACGTTGCCCGAGCCGCTTTTCGACAGGGCTTGCTGGATGCGTAGACCGGAATGGCTGACTATTTTTTTAGCCATCTCCTGGTCTGAGGCGCCCTCAAATACTATGCTGACGTAGGGAGTGCTCATGTTCATGAAACCTTCATCGGCTGGAGGAGTCGATGAGGCCCTGCAATTCGTGTGGTGCAATGAGTTGGTGGATGACGTCCGAGGTGGGCAGTCCAAGCTCAATGTTGTCCATAGGGTGATCGAGATCTGAGAGGAGGTCGGCGGCTGTGCCATCGTCAGTCACCCTTAGAATAAGTATCTCTTTCGGGCTGATCCCTTCTTCGTCGAGCAGTTCGGGGGCATGGGTGGATAAAACAATCTGAAGGTCGTTGGAGCGCTGTGCTGTGGCGAACATTGAAGGCAGAACCTTGACGATGGCTGAGTTAAGTGATAATTCGGGCTCCTCTAAGAGAAGAACGCCGGCGTTGCTCGGTGCCTTGATGATGGTCCAGAGAAGGCCGATAAGTCGTAAGGTTCCGTCGGAGAAATCCGTTTCATACTGAGTTGAGGAGGTGGAACGCCAGTTCCTGTAGCCGGCTTTGAGGTGCGGGGTGCCTGAAGGGTCCACTTCGATCTCAAGAGACTCGAACTCGGGGACGGCTGCTTGTAGAGCTCGTTGCATCCGCCTCATCCGTGCGTCCCTTGTGCGTTTGGGGGTGGCGTTCATCTGGGCGATGAAGTCCCTCCCGAAAGGGTCTTGGGGTGTGGCGTTGATTCGCCCTGGATCTCGAATGATCTGTGGAACTAAATGAAAATACTGGACTTTGCTGAAGTAGTCCGCTATGTCGCGGAAATCCTGGTTTGCTGCGATCTGCTCAAGGTGTGTTTGTGTGAGACGCTCTTTATCTGACTCATCCATTGAGTCGGGGCGCTTAAGGATTGTCTTCCCGTTTTGTTCGACAAGTTCTTGGTCGACGATTGGTCGATTGAGGCCCCCCGATTCCCCCTTGATGGATAAGCGGTACCTCCAGGATGTATCACCGTCGATAAGATCGACGTCAATGATGAGCCTTCCTTTCCGAAAATTCCGGGAGAACAGGCTGCGTACTTTGCTGAGGCCGCCTCGGCTGGAAATTGCGCTGGCGAGACCTCCTCCGGGTGCGGCAACTTCTCCTAGGAATCGGAAGAGATCGAGTAGGTTGGATTTTCCGGCAGCGTTGGGGCCGACGATGAAAAGTCTGCGTTCAAGGTTGAAGTCTATTGTTTTAAAGTTTTGCCAGTTGTTGGCGGAAATGTGGGTTATCTTCACGGAAGATTTGCTCCCATCGAGTGAACACTGTCTACAAGGGCCTAAGTAGTCTATCGCTTCAACTTCGTTTTTGCTAGATTGTGCTAGATTGCTTTCTTCTCCTATGGTGTCCCCATGAACGACGTCGACGCCCACGAGCTCGTCACCGCAACCGCCCGCTCAGCCCGTGCGGCGCAACGGAGCCTGGCCAGGGCCCCGCGCGCCGTCAAGGATGCCGCCCTGGAGGCCATGGCCCGCGGTCTCACCGATCACGGCGAAGCGATCCTCGCGGCCAACGCCACCGACCTGGAGCGCGGACGCCAGGCAGGAATGAAGGCCGGTCTCCTCGACCGCCTGGCCCTGGACCCCGGCCGCCTGTCGGCCATCGCCGACTCCCTGCACGAGGTGGCCGCCCTGCCCGACCCCGTGGGCCAGGTCGTTGACGGCTCGGTCATGCCCAACGGGCTGCGAGTGCGTCGGGTGCGGGTGCCACTGGGCGTCGTCGGCATGATCTACGAGGCCCGTCCCAACGTCACCGTCGACACCGCCGCCCTCGCCGTCAAGTCCGGCAACGCCATCGTCCTGCGCGGGGGCAGTGCCGCCCAGGACTCCAACGCCGCCATCGTAGCGGCCCTGCGCAGCGCCCTGGAGGGACAGGCACTGCCAGCAGACCTTGTGACGAGCGTCGATGCCGCCGGTCGGGACGGTGCCCGCGCCCTCATGCGCGCCCACGGCCTGGTCGACGCCCTGGTGCCGCGTGGCGGGGCCGGACTCATCCGCACCGTCGTCGAGCAGTCCACCGTCCCTGTCATCGAGACCGGATCGGGAAACTGCCACGTCTACGTCGACGCCAGCGCCGACCTCGAGACAGCGGTGGACATCATCGTCAACGCCAAGACCCAGCGCGTCGGCGTGTGCAACGCCGCCGAGACGCTCCTGGTCCATGCCGACGTCGCCGCCGCCTACCTTCCGGCCGCCGCCCGCGCCCTGTGGGACAAGGACACCGTCCTGCACGTCGACTCCACTGCTCACCGGATCCTGACCGAGGCGGCGACGTCCGATGGGCGTGATGACCTCCTGACCGAGGCCACCGAGGCCGACTGGGACACCGAGTACGGCTCGCTGGACCTGGCCGTGCGCGTCGTCGGGAGCCTGGAAGAGGCCATCGACCACATCCGCGCCCACACCACCGGGCACACCGAGGCGGTCCTCGCCCAGGACGTGAGTGTCATCAACCGCTTCATCGCCAGCATGGACTCGGCGGCCGTCATGGTCAACGCCTCAACCCGCTTCACCGATGGCGGACAGCTGGGGCTCGGGGCGGAGCTGGGCATCTCCACCCAGAAGCTTCACGCCCGCGGTCCCATGGGCTTGAGCGAGCTGACGACGACGACCTGGATCGTCGAGGGCGACGGCCACATCCGCCCCTGAGTCGCCGCACCTATGAGCGACGCCGGGACGCCCAGGAGTCGTGCTGATTCTGACAAGCTTGTGGATCAATTCTGTGACTCCCCAGTGCTATGGTCCGATGTTTCGTCATCTCATTCGTGTTACGGTCGACGAAAGTCGGGTGGGTCCAGGAGGGCCTCCAGGAGGGCCAAGGCCAGGGAGAAGGGGGCACTGGAGTGGCGAGTCTGCTACATCGTTTCGGTCGCGGTCGCGTCGTTGCCACCGCGGTCGTCGTGGTGACAGCGG
Coding sequences within it:
- a CDS encoding glutamate-5-semialdehyde dehydrogenase — its product is MNDVDAHELVTATARSARAAQRSLARAPRAVKDAALEAMARGLTDHGEAILAANATDLERGRQAGMKAGLLDRLALDPGRLSAIADSLHEVAALPDPVGQVVDGSVMPNGLRVRRVRVPLGVVGMIYEARPNVTVDTAALAVKSGNAIVLRGGSAAQDSNAAIVAALRSALEGQALPADLVTSVDAAGRDGARALMRAHGLVDALVPRGGAGLIRTVVEQSTVPVIETGSGNCHVYVDASADLETAVDIIVNAKTQRVGVCNAAETLLVHADVAAAYLPAAARALWDKDTVLHVDSTAHRILTEAATSDGRDDLLTEATEADWDTEYGSLDLAVRVVGSLEEAIDHIRAHTTGHTEAVLAQDVSVINRFIASMDSAAVMVNASTRFTDGGQLGLGAELGISTQKLHARGPMGLSELTTTTWIVEGDGHIRP
- a CDS encoding AAA family ATPase yields the protein MKITHISANNWQNFKTIDFNLERRLFIVGPNAAGKSNLLDLFRFLGEVAAPGGGLASAISSRGGLSKVRSLFSRNFRKGRLIIDVDLIDGDTSWRYRLSIKGESGGLNRPIVDQELVEQNGKTILKRPDSMDESDKERLTQTHLEQIAANQDFRDIADYFSKVQYFHLVPQIIRDPGRINATPQDPFGRDFIAQMNATPKRTRDARMRRMQRALQAAVPEFESLEIEVDPSGTPHLKAGYRNWRSTSSTQYETDFSDGTLRLIGLLWTIIKAPSNAGVLLLEEPELSLNSAIVKVLPSMFATAQRSNDLQIVLSTHAPELLDEEGISPKEILILRVTDDGTAADLLSDLDHPMDNIELGLPTSDVIHQLIAPHELQGLIDSSSR
- the proB gene encoding glutamate 5-kinase; the protein is MVVKVGSSSLTRADGGLDLNRIDILAGLIAGMRRRGHDVVLVSSGAVASGLVPLGLSRRPDELSLLQAAASVGQGRLAARWETAMSAYGLVTAQVLLTAHDVAIRSHYRTVRATFDSLLSLGAVPIINENDAVATSEFSLGDNDRLAALVAHLVTADVLVLLTDVDGLWTARPGTPGATPIRHVRSSAELEGVSVSGRGSFVGTGGMTTKLQAATIACASGTTTLIARADDAAGLLGQERVPTELGTWFEPTGPHRPSRRLWMAHASQPEGRVLIDAGAARALTMGKKSLLLPGLTGVDGDFESGSVVDVVGPEGVLARGICRYAAAELREVLAARAEGTPAPDHVAPVIHRDDLAELPRIA
- the rplU gene encoding 50S ribosomal protein L21, with amino-acid sequence MSIQVVYAIVKAGGRQEKVSVGDVVVVDKLAGEIGDEVALAPVMLVDGDKVTTSAADLAKSSVTAEIVGDEKGPKINILKFKNKTGFRKRQGHRAQLTAVKVTAIK
- the rpmA gene encoding 50S ribosomal protein L27 gives rise to the protein MAHKKGLGSSRNGRDSNAQRLGVKRFGGQVVKAGEIIVRQRGTHFHPGRNVGRGNDDTLFATAAGNVEFGTFRGRRVVNVVLPEA
- the obgE gene encoding GTPase ObgE, whose product is MPSFIDRVVLHVAGGDGGNGCTSVHREKFKPLAGPDGGDGGHGGDVVLTVDPRVTTLLSYHRSPHQRAGNGTPGMGDWRRGTDGKDLVLPVPEGTVVKDSRGQVIADLVGEGTNVVVAEGGTGGRGNFSLASSKRKAPGFHLLGEPGQAGDITLELKTIADVALVGYPSAGKSSLIAAMSAARPKIADYPFTTLVPNLGVVEAGDVRYTIADVPGLIPGASQGKGLGLDFLRHIERCAVIVHVLDCATLEPGRDPLSDLDTIEAELAAYSERLGEQEDDPALTGRVPLMERPRIVVLNKVDVPDAAELAEFVRADVEARGLPVHLISAVAHTGLRPLSFALAGEVERAREMAPAAVQRDGESGGTDGSGEPRPIIRPAAVGRREKEPVARVRPLDHPSEGQVYQVRGQRPERWVLQTDFSNDEAVGYLADRLAAAGVEDELVKAGAHAGDTVLIGEVDGGVLFTWEPSMATGPELLGARGTDLRLESSRRRTNVERRSQYHEMMDAKEAARQQLRDEAAEGLWTDAASWHGDDED